The window TGAAAGGATACAAAGCTGATGTAGGTAGGATGGAGGGCTACAAAGGGGGCTCTAAAGGTTGGGGGAATACCACAGCAGTTGTTAACAACAGATCTAAGGCTTCGCAGTTGTTAACACATTTAAAGTGCCATGTCTCTTTTCAAACTCTGATACGTTCAGTTCTCACACCTTACGTGGACAATGAAAACGTAACAAAACAACCCCGGCTCTCAAAAGAGCTTCTGTCTATATTTGATATTTTCAATAGAATCGGGACatccccatttttttttccttaatatatCAAAAGAGGAGCACACTTCTTCACACCtgaatgatttgttctttttataaatattttaaagctcTCCACTTGCTAATCACAGAAAAGAGAAACAACATGGAATGAGCTCTTCCTCTTTGCTCTTCCTTTCTTGCATCCTTGTCTGCTAGTTTTAATGGAAACGTGTAAGGTGCGAGATTCttatgcagaaaaataaatgGCCATGTGTACTAAAACACGAGGAAGTTTCATGCAAATGTGAACTTTTGAGATCAGTAACAAAGTGTCACATTACACCAGAGGATCGATTAACAACAACAAAAGGACGTCCGATTTAAACACAGGTTGAGCAACAGCGGAATTAGCCCGCTGCATGTGTGAACCACAacacattattattagtattatttttactTGAGAATACTCGCTTACTTTGATTACTcaatacacaatataaaaagcCCAATAAGAGATTACAAGAAAATTTTGAATGATGGTAATTGAACGAGCTGCAAACTATAACAGACATAAAAGAATCTAACTTTGAATTGTTCTTAGGACACTTGGACTATGCTATCCAGAGACAAAATGAACTGTGCAGGATACACAATTAAAGCAAAACCTCGGGCTCAGATTAGGAAATCTGTCGGAGAAGAAAACTGCAGTGACAGTAAAACAGAGGGCGTACAAATTACTGACACATCCGAAATTGTACAAAGGTAACCACTAAAGGCTGAACCAAACTTTAAGAACAACTGTGGAGCACAGCGGGATGCTGATCAGCAACGTCCATCTTACAGACAGAAATCGGGTACAGATTTGCACATTGCTTTCACATCTCTCCTTGATTTTGCCGATTTCAAAAGCACATGAGCAACTGACTCACTCAAGAAGTGCCACGTCTCacatatattttacatacaaGTGGAGTAGCAGAGTCACATCATCTCTTTCTCCTCAATACTGCATTTTGCTTTCCAGCAGTGTATCCGTTTCTTTTCTCACAGATTGGGCACATTTCCCTGAATTATTACCATCCTGGAGGAATATAGCACTGTGCAGGAAGCAGACCTGGAGACGTTACACTCACACACTCACCCACTCACACTTGCTGAGCCAATTTATAGTCGCCAATAAATCTAATATGAGAATCTTtggtaaaaagaaggaaaatgtaaaatacttcacagaaaaaagtcacacataacacaggaaaaacatgcaaaatccacacagacagtgacagggAATGATTTGAACCGAGTCTTATTGCGTCTTGATGGTGCAACATAAAACTGAGTACCCAGTTCTTACCTCCATTCTTAGTTATGATCAATCACAAGCACTGGCTAGTGACTTAAAGAATGAGACTGTGAGTGTAAGGCAACTGAAATAAGGTTCCTGTGCGAAGCTCACTTGTCATGAAAAAGCTAAAAGCTCAGCCGTATGGGAGGACCTTGGAATTGAGCTGCTTCTTCCGCAGACTGAGCGAGGCCTTTTGTAGTGGTTTGGACACATACTTTGGATgctccccgggtgtctcccaCCAGAGCGTACTAAGCATGAGTCACAGGGAGAAGACCCAGGAAAGGCTGGACAGACCGCGTACTGCATCTTGGCTAGCTTGGGAAACTCTGGGAATTCCCATAGAGGGGCTGCAGACTCTTGCTGAAGAAAATGTGATCCAGATTTTCCAACTCGGCAGGTTGCCACCACGACCCTCACTAACGAATGTTAAGTAACTAATTAATTGATGAGACTGCCCTGGAGAAGATAGAGAAATACAATGGCTTTGCAAAATGTAGGCATAtcaaatgtattcattcattttctgtacaaGGCCCCATACCCAGAAGGAGTCTCTCCATGCCAATGACAgtttgattcaaaactctgcagcTAGAGTTCTTACAtggaccagcaacagcgagcacatcacacaacgatcctgcttcaccttcactggctccctgtgtcttacaaattccattattaacctacaaagttTTAAATGGCCTCGCAACAGACTCCACCAGTGACCtgctccatcactatgctcctgttcgcccATTAGGGCCCAATGAGACTGGCCATCTTGTTgggccccacactaacctgcacagGGCCTTCAGccgtatagcacccagactttgggaATGACCACCCTAAATTTATttgatcagctgactccattcaatcttttaaaaaacaacttaaagctCATCCATTCAGGAAGGCTTTTTACCTTAACCCTAACTCTCTGCCCCGTCTTTGAGTTTACCTCTCTGAACAGATGCTCTGGGGAAAATGTGTGTTATATTACAAATTATGTGATTAGTTATGCATTTCTTTTAGTATCGAATTTAGCATTATACTCTGGTTTATCGCCTTTCATTCTAGTTAATGTTTTGCATATCCTGTATTCATCTGTTTTAAGTGTTCTACTCCAGAAACATTTGTATCCActgttacatatacctgctgtttctttctgagactctgagAAGTGCCTTGTgtgtgggaaaggcgctatataaataaaatgaattaacatgTATACATTTAAGTGTGATGTTCTTTAAGTTTGAGTCGATTAACTTACTTGTTATTACAGGGACTGGCAGACAGTTTCGCAATTCACTATAATAAACCTGTCCAACTGTGTACCGCCACAGCATCCTGGAAATCATGCTTGGAAGATACTAAATCAATTGTCCTAAACTTCACCACAGGGGACCCTCACATTCTCACTCACTCAGACGACGTCTTCGTCATTTAAAAAGGAAACCGGGGCTTGAATCCACACAAAAAATGGATGTTACTTCGCACGGAAGGCACCTCATCCGGTAGCAATGTAGTAAATAATTGAAGAACAACTGCATTTTAAGAGTCCTTCACAGAACCCATGAAACATGACGAACACACCTGTAAGACAACTGACTGAATGACAAGATGTTTAATGAATATCTGAGTGAAGAGTTTAAGTAATCACGCACACTTTTAAAATCAAAGACAGAAAATGTCCTAATGGGATCGGAGTGCTTACCCATTTTCCAGAAGGCTCATGCAGATCACCTCCCGTACTCCCGGGTTGTTCGCCTTCTCGGTGGAACAGCTCTGCAGGTTCCAAGTGGCCAGGCGCAGCACGCACCTGCCGTCCCTGAGTCCCGAGAAGACCTCCACACTGGGTCTCACCGATATGATCTGAATCGGCCCTCCTGGGGGAAAGTCCAAGTCCTCGCTGTGCAAGCTAACAGAGGTGGGGCTCGGGTGCGACCTGCCGCTAAGGGGCAGCGCCCCAACATTTGTGTTAGTGGACGGCGCTCGTGAGCGCTCGGCAAAGATCTGCAAGCGGATTTTATCCAGAAATGAGGAGTTGACGCAGGGCACCTTAACCATGTCCTCGATACTCCTAAAGGGCCCGTTCTCCCGACGGTAGTCCACTATGCTCTTGGCGATTTTATCGGTGACCCCCCGGATGCTCATGAGCTGGGCTGCTGTGGCCGTGTTGATGTTGATCCTGCCACTTGCCAGCTGCTCGGGGCTCTGCTCTCGGCGCACCGAGCTGGGAGATTGCTGCGTGGAGGAGCCCGTCCTGTTGCTCACGCAAATCTCCAGCTTAATCTGCTCCAGCTTAGTAGCGCCCACTCCGCTTACCAGGGCCAGGTCCTCCACTTTCTTGAAGCCGCCGATG is drawn from Polypterus senegalus isolate Bchr_013 chromosome 15, ASM1683550v1, whole genome shotgun sequence and contains these coding sequences:
- the eepd1 gene encoding endonuclease/exonuclease/phosphatase family domain-containing protein 1, translating into MGGNLGCHRSIPKDPTDLCNSKRKFSTACNFSNILVNQERLNINTATEEELMTLPGVNRMVAQNIVEYRECIGGFKKVEDLALVSGVGATKLEQIKLEICVSNRTGSSTQQSPSSVRREQSPEQLASGRININTATAAQLMSIRGVTDKIAKSIVDYRRENGPFRSIEDMVKVPCVNSSFLDKIRLQIFAERSRAPSTNTNVGALPLSGRSHPSPTSVSLHSEDLDFPPGGPIQIISVRPSVEVFSGLRDGRCVLRLATWNLQSCSTEKANNPGVREVICMSLLENGIKLLAVQELTDRDALEKYFFLTREKDRTRLHRQGHSIESTGHWDVVREGLTNPWIPDNWSWGGVASDHCPVFAEFYINPVKKETVPNGNGVTVMEHTEANPKHER